A window of Komagataeibacter medellinensis NBRC 3288 contains these coding sequences:
- a CDS encoding phenylacetate--CoA ligase family protein, translating to MNVDSPSVSQRDEQRLLHVSRDELLDHQSRRLRNIVSWAYERVPYYRGMFQEHGIGPQDIRDIEDLTKLPLLTKDAFRATYPFGLFAVPQSQLTRIHASSGTTGKPTVVGYTAEDLSTWANLMARSLTVAGARRGDTVQIAFNYGLFTGGLGAHYGAEAAGCVVVPASTGNTDRQVDLILDLGPKVILCTPSYLRVLLTAMAARGITKEQCSLKVAVLGAEQWSENFRNRIITDFPYNITPVNIYGLSEIMGPGVACENGETLDGLTLWEDHFLAEIIDPKTLRPVPSGELGELVITCLTKEALPIVRYRTGDLTRLLPPTWSTFQRIDRISGRADDMFIVRGLNIFPSTIEEIICQFPELGTDYQIHLSRPMHLDEMELHCESSYPLASATSTNDIADRLTKLVQMKTGVSSKVKICAPGILANLGGSKVKRIFDSRMGKI from the coding sequence ATGAACGTTGACTCTCCTTCCGTCAGCCAGCGCGACGAGCAACGCCTGCTGCATGTCTCACGCGATGAGCTTCTCGATCACCAGTCACGACGACTTCGCAATATTGTGTCGTGGGCCTACGAACGAGTCCCCTATTATCGAGGGATGTTTCAAGAACACGGCATAGGGCCGCAAGACATTCGCGATATTGAGGATCTTACTAAACTACCTCTTCTTACGAAGGACGCCTTTCGTGCGACCTATCCATTTGGACTATTCGCTGTACCGCAAAGTCAGCTAACACGCATCCATGCCTCATCAGGCACAACTGGAAAGCCAACTGTCGTAGGCTATACCGCTGAGGACTTGTCCACGTGGGCCAACCTGATGGCGAGATCGTTGACGGTTGCCGGCGCGCGCCGAGGTGATACTGTTCAAATCGCTTTCAATTATGGGCTATTCACAGGCGGGCTTGGCGCACATTACGGGGCCGAAGCTGCTGGGTGCGTAGTAGTGCCTGCATCAACTGGCAATACAGACCGTCAGGTTGATTTAATTCTAGATTTGGGACCAAAGGTCATACTCTGCACACCAAGCTATCTTCGCGTGCTTCTAACCGCGATGGCTGCTCGTGGAATCACGAAAGAACAATGTTCACTGAAGGTGGCAGTGCTAGGAGCGGAGCAATGGTCGGAAAACTTTCGTAACCGGATAATTACCGACTTCCCATATAATATCACACCCGTAAATATTTATGGTCTATCTGAAATAATGGGCCCAGGGGTCGCCTGTGAAAACGGAGAAACCTTGGATGGGCTGACACTATGGGAAGACCATTTTCTGGCTGAAATCATCGATCCGAAAACTTTGCGTCCGGTTCCATCGGGCGAACTCGGTGAATTGGTAATTACCTGCTTAACGAAGGAAGCCCTACCAATTGTGCGGTATCGAACAGGCGATCTCACCCGTCTATTGCCGCCAACTTGGTCTACGTTTCAAAGGATCGATCGCATTTCGGGGCGTGCGGACGACATGTTTATCGTCAGGGGGCTGAATATCTTTCCGAGTACCATAGAAGAAATTATCTGCCAGTTTCCAGAGTTAGGTACTGACTACCAGATACATCTATCGCGGCCAATGCACCTTGATGAAATGGAGCTTCACTGTGAGTCATCCTACCCTCTTGCTTCTGCAACTTCTACGAATGACATTGCTGATAGGCTTACAAAACTCGTACAGATGAAAACCGGAGTAAGCTCGAAAGTAAAGATCTGCGCGCCTGGCATTCTCGCAAATCTCGGCGGCTCTAAGGTCAAGCGTATTTTCGATAGCCGCATGGGAAAAATCTAG